From the Deinococcus hopiensis KR-140 genome, one window contains:
- a CDS encoding GGDEF domain-containing protein, whose product MPWRNSDRVLLEAAGRSVRAAIVRRAVLDAERQTARQDALTGLLNRRAFDEDLAQHWAAGTPFTLAGMDLDGFKALNDTEGHTQGDKILRLFGQGLMSEVDHRGQIYRLGGDEFVLLLPGEWDEEAVYEITDIAILNARQGTVSSIGTSVGMAQRAEAESAGGVVELADARMYEAKRRRKALRVKPD is encoded by the coding sequence TTGCCCTGGCGCAACAGTGACCGCGTGCTGCTGGAGGCGGCGGGCCGCAGTGTTCGGGCCGCCATCGTCCGCCGCGCTGTCTTGGATGCCGAACGGCAAACCGCACGGCAGGATGCCTTGACGGGGCTGCTCAACCGCCGGGCGTTCGATGAGGACCTGGCGCAGCACTGGGCGGCGGGAACGCCGTTCACACTGGCCGGGATGGACCTGGACGGGTTCAAGGCGCTGAACGACACCGAGGGCCACACGCAAGGGGATAAGATTCTGCGGCTGTTCGGGCAGGGGTTAATGTCGGAGGTGGACCACCGGGGGCAGATCTACCGACTGGGTGGAGATGAGTTCGTGCTGCTGCTCCCGGGGGAATGGGACGAGGAGGCCGTGTACGAGATCACCGACATCGCCATTCTGAATGCCCGGCAAGGAACGGTAAGTTCGATTGGGACGAGCGTGGGGATGGCCCAGCGTGCGGAAGCGGAGAGCGCGGGTGGAGTCGTTGAGCTCGCAGATGCAAGGATGTACGAGGCCAAACGCCGACGCAAAGCCCTCAGGGTCAAGCCAGACTGA
- a CDS encoding alpha/beta hydrolase encodes MSFLAPRLSAALLSLALLSPATAGGAEGAGVARPLMPDFAATPPWPVDCDPPMNRTDGCRLRVALPVGIPLPAPGELKIVPGTDRLTVLYRPPGAAREVTMCCGVYLPLAPIPGTGVWAVTAQIKDLAHAILSLRVDVAGLPSPAQANTVWRGPQAPTAISRTRVLSGKIDRFVLKSGNSLVGTREITVYTPPNWTKAERLPAVYLGDGGMVLGLARSLEPALAKGGAPRVILVGIESARPTYGEAYTREGDLRAQEYLEGWEGGRARFEAHEQFVLTAVLPHVERAYHLSPSPQDRVVGGASNGGAWAISMAARHPDVFRGVLAMSPSNAGLQNAPHPAARVFASGGTLELPFLEAARQYTALARGAGRPTRLVTLVGGHDAFLWEEIFPAGVTFTLER; translated from the coding sequence ATGTCCTTTCTTGCGCCCCGCCTCTCTGCGGCCCTCCTCAGCCTCGCTCTCCTCTCCCCCGCCACCGCAGGAGGAGCGGAGGGAGCCGGCGTCGCGCGTCCCCTGATGCCCGATTTCGCGGCCACGCCACCCTGGCCCGTCGACTGTGACCCACCCATGAACCGGACGGACGGGTGCCGCCTGCGGGTGGCCCTACCGGTTGGAATCCCTCTGCCCGCTCCGGGGGAGCTCAAGATCGTACCCGGAACCGACCGCCTGACTGTTCTGTACCGGCCGCCTGGCGCGGCGCGTGAAGTCACGATGTGCTGCGGCGTGTACCTTCCGCTGGCTCCCATTCCTGGCACTGGCGTCTGGGCCGTGACCGCGCAGATCAAGGACCTCGCGCACGCCATCCTTTCCCTCAGGGTCGATGTTGCTGGCCTGCCCTCGCCCGCGCAGGCAAACACCGTCTGGCGAGGCCCTCAGGCACCGACGGCCATTTCCCGCACGCGGGTCCTGAGCGGGAAGATCGACCGGTTCGTCCTGAAGTCCGGGAACAGCCTGGTCGGTACGCGCGAGATCACCGTCTACACTCCACCGAACTGGACCAAGGCGGAACGCCTTCCGGCGGTCTACCTGGGAGACGGCGGGATGGTGCTGGGACTGGCGCGCTCCTTGGAGCCTGCCCTAGCGAAAGGAGGTGCCCCGCGCGTCATTCTGGTGGGCATCGAGAGCGCCAGACCGACGTACGGTGAGGCCTATACCCGGGAAGGGGATCTACGCGCCCAGGAGTATCTGGAAGGGTGGGAGGGTGGCCGGGCACGCTTTGAAGCCCATGAGCAGTTCGTTCTGACTGCGGTCCTGCCGCACGTGGAACGGGCGTACCACCTCTCGCCCAGCCCACAGGACCGGGTCGTGGGCGGAGCTTCCAATGGCGGAGCCTGGGCCATCAGCATGGCCGCCCGGCATCCGGACGTCTTCCGGGGCGTGCTGGCCATGAGTCCCAGCAATGCGGGCCTGCAGAACGCCCCTCATCCCGCCGCGCGTGTCTTTGCCTCGGGAGGCACGCTGGAGTTGCCCTTTCTGGAGGCCGCCCGTCAGTACACGGCCCTGGCGCGAGGGGCTGGGCGGCCCACACGCCTCGTGACTTTGGTCGGGGGACACGACGCGTTCCTGTGGGAAGAAATCTTTCCCGCTGGCGTCACTTTTACTCTCGAGCGCTGA
- a CDS encoding Fic/DOC family protein, producing MRNIPGLTDEQRLGEFEDARSALRLAQIRLGEAPEATRGNFDLEHLKAIHQHTFQDVYEWAGKTRAEEMQIEGQTFKSAPMLYKVDGYRSPPFVPAPMVESDLKRTFQQLQERDHLRGLSREEFANQAADTFARINNAHPFMEGNGRTQREFMTQLAEQAGHELNFDVVSQERMTIVSVESRMEDNGGMRRLFQEISDPDRVALLEKAQDYLSREKVDWDRAYIATATPGREYQGQVGLHSSELVIIRDQGDMLVGQTRDVPPETLRAGAVVQFTASGYPKGGAAPQVQRGMDYE from the coding sequence GTGAGGAACATTCCAGGCTTGACGGATGAGCAGCGCCTCGGCGAGTTCGAGGATGCCCGGTCCGCGCTCCGGCTTGCGCAGATCAGGCTGGGGGAAGCGCCGGAAGCAACCCGAGGAAACTTTGACCTGGAGCATCTGAAAGCCATTCACCAGCACACTTTTCAGGATGTGTACGAGTGGGCGGGAAAGACGCGCGCCGAGGAGATGCAGATTGAGGGGCAGACCTTCAAGTCCGCGCCGATGCTCTACAAGGTGGACGGCTACCGGAGTCCTCCCTTCGTGCCTGCCCCGATGGTCGAGAGCGATCTGAAGCGGACCTTCCAGCAGTTGCAGGAACGCGACCACCTGCGGGGGCTCTCACGCGAGGAGTTTGCGAATCAGGCGGCCGACACCTTCGCCCGCATCAACAACGCCCACCCCTTCATGGAGGGCAACGGGCGGACCCAACGGGAGTTCATGACCCAGCTGGCGGAGCAGGCCGGGCACGAGCTGAATTTTGACGTGGTGAGCCAGGAGCGCATGACCATTGTGAGCGTCGAGTCGCGCATGGAAGACAACGGCGGGATGCGCCGCCTGTTTCAGGAGATCAGCGACCCGGACCGCGTGGCGCTGCTGGAGAAGGCCCAGGATTACCTCAGCCGTGAGAAGGTGGACTGGGACCGGGCCTATATCGCTACTGCCACCCCAGGCCGGGAGTACCAAGGGCAGGTGGGCCTCCACAGTTCGGAACTGGTCATCATCCGTGACCAGGGGGACATGCTGGTGGGTCAAACCCGTGATGTGCCCCCGGAGACCTTGAGGGCCGGAGCTGTGGTGCAGTTCACTGCGTCCGGTTACCCCAAAGGTGGAGCCGCGCCCCAGGTGCAGCGGGGAATGGATTACGAATAG
- a CDS encoding ABC transporter substrate-binding protein — protein sequence MRTLTLTLALTALAPLAQAKQITVWVIEGQSERPYFLHVEKAFNAAYSGKGTTVKVTPIPNINDALKAGFLSKKLPDVVMVDGPNMANYAWSGQLAPLDPYFDKATLQDLLPAIRAQGTYGPDGKLYSISPYDSTVLLWGNKKYLQQAGIRIPKSVKDAWTLTEFQDALNKLSKVKGVTWPLDLKLNYSGEWLSYGFAPLLQSCGADLINRKTWQATGTLNSPASVKILTTLQDWKKKNWIVPQSGGDNRFFGDKSAALVWVGNWMWRDHKAGLGNDLVLIPAPKFCGNKQTSPNGGWSWAIPQTSPNKQEAGAFINFAMSKTQVAKYADITGYIPSRKSATPLSKVYGKGGEGELMAEQAATIALVRPVHPAYPVISKSFGDAVLNILNGANVKAELDKAARAIDQDIAANKGYPPFNKSK from the coding sequence GTGCGGACCCTGACGCTCACCCTGGCCCTTACCGCCCTCGCCCCGCTTGCTCAAGCCAAGCAGATCACCGTCTGGGTGATTGAAGGTCAGTCTGAACGCCCTTACTTCCTCCACGTGGAGAAGGCGTTCAACGCGGCTTACAGTGGCAAGGGAACCACAGTTAAGGTGACACCGATTCCCAACATCAACGATGCCCTGAAGGCCGGGTTTCTCAGCAAGAAACTACCGGACGTCGTCATGGTCGACGGTCCGAACATGGCCAACTACGCCTGGTCAGGCCAACTTGCGCCGCTCGACCCGTATTTCGACAAGGCCACCCTTCAAGACCTCCTGCCTGCTATTCGCGCACAGGGTACCTATGGCCCTGATGGCAAGCTGTACTCCATTAGCCCCTATGACTCAACCGTGCTGCTGTGGGGAAATAAAAAGTACCTGCAACAGGCAGGAATTCGCATTCCCAAGAGCGTTAAGGATGCCTGGACCCTTACCGAATTCCAAGACGCCTTGAACAAGCTCAGCAAAGTGAAGGGCGTGACTTGGCCACTTGATCTCAAGTTGAACTACAGCGGCGAATGGCTCAGCTATGGCTTTGCTCCCCTCCTGCAATCCTGTGGCGCCGACCTGATCAACCGCAAGACCTGGCAGGCCACTGGCACTCTCAATTCTCCCGCCAGTGTCAAGATACTGACCACTCTGCAGGACTGGAAGAAGAAGAACTGGATTGTGCCGCAGAGTGGCGGCGACAACCGCTTTTTTGGAGACAAATCGGCGGCACTCGTATGGGTGGGGAACTGGATGTGGCGTGATCACAAGGCTGGCTTGGGAAACGACCTGGTGCTCATCCCAGCACCGAAGTTCTGTGGGAATAAACAGACGTCCCCCAACGGTGGGTGGAGTTGGGCCATTCCGCAGACGTCACCCAATAAACAGGAAGCTGGAGCGTTCATCAATTTCGCCATGTCCAAGACGCAGGTGGCCAAGTACGCTGACATTACCGGCTACATCCCCTCGCGCAAGTCGGCCACGCCACTCAGCAAGGTGTATGGCAAGGGGGGTGAAGGTGAACTGATGGCTGAGCAAGCGGCCACCATCGCTCTTGTACGCCCGGTCCATCCGGCTTACCCAGTGATCTCCAAGTCCTTCGGTGATGCTGTACTCAACATCCTGAACGGTGCCAACGTGAAGGCCGAACTCGACAAAGCCGCGAGGGCCATCGACCAGGACATAGCGGCCAACAAAGGGTACCCGCCCTTTAATAAGAGCAAGTGA
- the tnpC gene encoding IS66 family transposase has protein sequence MTCPNCERLQARIRELEAQVARTSETSHQPPSQDQGWKKKPKSERPSGVRSSGGQVGHPGTTLKMSPSPDEVVVLPVTGSCTCGQHWNEVAVQDLLARQVMDLPDVQLHVTEYQAEVKVCPRCHHRQQAAFPRDVRGQVQYGPRFQGLAVYLNVAQFLPFKRVGDVLQTLCGQRPSEGTLALHLNLTTERLAGFEAGLKETLLEQPVLHVDETGSTVKGKLAWVHVISSKQLTLYGHDPHRGSVAIQALGVLPRYRGVLMHDAWLSYFQLAARYALCNAHLLRELRFLHEQLEQGWAGELRTALQGVYHQHKAGTLTPDEKAAFLVRFDALVEAGLETNPAAEPVPKQRGRVKQSPGRNLALRCQKHRDKMLRFLLEDGVPFDNNQAERDIRMVCVKRKISGGFRSAAGGKNFCRIRSYLSTLQKQGLCAYNGLVSIFRNDVLFPQFSFLG, from the coding sequence GTGACCTGCCCCAACTGTGAACGGCTCCAAGCGCGCATCCGCGAGTTGGAAGCGCAGGTGGCTCGGACCAGCGAGACGTCCCATCAGCCCCCCAGCCAGGACCAGGGCTGGAAGAAGAAGCCCAAGAGCGAACGCCCCTCTGGCGTTCGCTCTTCTGGTGGTCAAGTGGGACACCCCGGAACGACCTTGAAGATGAGCCCTTCTCCCGACGAGGTGGTCGTGCTGCCCGTGACGGGAAGCTGTACGTGTGGGCAGCATTGGAACGAGGTCGCAGTGCAAGACTTGCTGGCCAGGCAAGTGATGGACCTGCCGGACGTCCAGCTGCACGTGACCGAGTACCAGGCCGAAGTGAAGGTGTGCCCCCGCTGTCACCACCGACAACAGGCGGCGTTCCCACGGGACGTGCGCGGTCAAGTGCAGTACGGCCCTCGCTTCCAGGGCCTAGCCGTGTATCTCAATGTTGCCCAATTCCTTCCCTTTAAGCGGGTGGGGGACGTGCTCCAAACATTGTGCGGTCAGCGCCCCAGTGAAGGGACACTCGCGCTGCACCTCAACCTCACCACAGAGCGATTGGCTGGGTTTGAGGCTGGACTGAAAGAAACCTTGCTCGAACAACCCGTCCTGCATGTGGACGAGACCGGCAGTACGGTGAAGGGCAAACTCGCCTGGGTGCACGTCATCAGCAGCAAGCAGCTCACCCTCTACGGACACGACCCGCACCGCGGGTCGGTCGCCATCCAGGCCTTGGGGGTCCTGCCCCGGTACCGCGGCGTGTTGATGCATGATGCCTGGCTCTCGTACTTCCAACTTGCTGCCCGCTACGCGCTGTGTAACGCGCACTTGCTCCGGGAGTTGCGTTTCCTCCACGAACAGTTGGAGCAAGGTTGGGCGGGGGAACTGCGGACCGCACTCCAAGGGGTCTACCATCAACACAAGGCAGGCACCCTCACACCAGACGAGAAAGCGGCGTTCCTGGTTCGCTTTGATGCCCTCGTGGAAGCGGGGTTGGAAACCAACCCCGCCGCGGAGCCGGTTCCGAAGCAGCGGGGACGGGTGAAGCAGTCCCCGGGGCGCAACCTCGCGCTTCGCTGTCAGAAACACCGAGACAAGATGTTACGCTTCCTCTTGGAGGACGGGGTTCCGTTCGACAACAATCAAGCCGAGCGAGACATTCGAATGGTGTGCGTGAAGCGCAAGATTTCTGGTGGCTTTCGTTCTGCTGCGGGAGGGAAGAACTTCTGCCGCATTCGGAGTTATCTCTCGACGCTTCAGAAGCAAGGCCTCT
- a CDS encoding carbohydrate ABC transporter permease: protein MTEELLLLLPATLLLLCFLVIPFVLSIYLSFTDQRLVPNPVPTGFVGLQNYKQVLTDPAFWQAFRNTVYFAVLVVPFQCAISLGVAVLLNSSFPLRSFFRSVAILPLMTPITVTIVVWAAFYRIPDGLFNNIIKAFGAETYVDWLGSPTWAMPAIVLLSAWATFPFQMLLYLAGLQDIPHERYEAVRMDGANAWQQFRYVTFPGLRNVNILILITTTIQAFKLFTQVDILTRGGPVGATNTLVRYMIQQGYTSQLVGFGSAVAVIFVVIVGSLAILQRVLLKNE from the coding sequence GTGACAGAAGAGTTGCTGTTGCTCCTCCCGGCTACCCTGCTGCTGCTCTGCTTTCTGGTGATTCCATTCGTCCTTTCCATCTACCTCTCGTTCACTGACCAGCGTCTGGTGCCCAACCCTGTGCCGACAGGTTTCGTAGGGTTACAAAACTACAAACAGGTTCTGACGGACCCGGCGTTCTGGCAAGCCTTTAGAAACACCGTATACTTCGCCGTGCTGGTGGTGCCATTTCAATGCGCAATTTCTCTAGGCGTTGCCGTGTTGCTGAACTCCTCCTTTCCCTTACGCTCGTTTTTCCGTAGCGTGGCTATCCTTCCCCTCATGACGCCGATCACCGTGACCATTGTGGTTTGGGCGGCGTTCTACCGTATTCCGGACGGCCTTTTTAACAACATCATCAAAGCGTTCGGAGCTGAGACGTACGTAGACTGGCTGGGCAGTCCTACTTGGGCGATGCCGGCTATCGTCCTGCTCTCCGCGTGGGCGACGTTCCCATTCCAAATGCTGCTGTACCTGGCTGGCCTTCAAGACATCCCCCATGAGCGGTACGAGGCGGTACGTATGGACGGGGCAAATGCTTGGCAGCAGTTCCGTTACGTCACCTTCCCAGGTCTCAGAAACGTCAATATCTTGATTCTAATTACCACAACCATTCAGGCGTTCAAGCTCTTCACTCAAGTCGACATTCTGACTCGAGGTGGGCCCGTCGGTGCCACCAACACGTTGGTGCGCTACATGATTCAGCAGGGCTATACCAGCCAGCTCGTCGGGTTCGGCTCTGCCGTGGCAGTGATCTTTGTCGTGATCGTCGGCTCGCTGGCCATCTTGCAGCGCGTCCTTCTAAAAAACGAGTAG
- a CDS encoding substrate-binding domain-containing protein — MKKQLVVGVALLTLIGAGQAQTNPGTVIGLILKTETNPFFVKMKDGAQRTIATSQAKLLTAAGKSDDDNDSQVAAIQDMLARGAKTILITPADTQRIVPAIRAARAKGVQVIALDSTTDPKSAVDAIFATDNNKAGFLIGQYARTLMEGKKVSIAMLDLAPGLAVGIARHNGFLKGFGITSDSDPRIVCQQDTNGSRELAKSAMANCLKKNPNINVVYTINEPVAAGAYEAIQASGNPGRVAIFSVDGGCQGVRDVKAGKITATSQQYPLRMASLGIEAGLKYAISGIKATGYIDTGVNLVANKAVKGVESRNTAFGLENCWGK; from the coding sequence ATGAAAAAGCAGCTCGTTGTAGGTGTAGCACTGTTGACGTTAATTGGTGCTGGTCAAGCCCAGACAAATCCAGGGACAGTCATTGGACTTATCCTCAAAACGGAAACTAATCCTTTTTTTGTCAAGATGAAAGATGGAGCGCAGCGAACCATCGCTACCAGTCAGGCTAAGCTTCTGACGGCAGCGGGTAAATCCGACGACGACAACGATTCCCAAGTCGCAGCAATTCAGGATATGCTTGCCCGCGGAGCAAAAACCATTCTCATTACACCTGCCGATACCCAACGCATCGTTCCTGCTATTCGTGCGGCGCGTGCTAAAGGTGTACAGGTTATCGCCCTTGACAGCACCACTGATCCGAAGTCAGCAGTCGACGCTATCTTTGCCACGGATAACAACAAGGCCGGTTTCTTGATAGGCCAATATGCCCGGACACTCATGGAGGGCAAGAAGGTCAGCATTGCCATGCTTGACCTCGCCCCCGGCTTAGCAGTAGGTATAGCTCGCCACAACGGCTTTCTCAAGGGCTTTGGAATCACCAGTGACAGTGATCCCCGTATTGTTTGCCAACAAGACACCAATGGTAGTAGAGAACTGGCCAAATCAGCTATGGCCAATTGCCTGAAGAAGAATCCCAACATTAACGTTGTGTACACGATTAACGAACCTGTCGCTGCGGGAGCATACGAGGCCATTCAAGCCAGTGGAAATCCCGGACGTGTCGCTATCTTCTCAGTGGACGGAGGCTGCCAGGGAGTAAGAGACGTGAAAGCAGGCAAGATTACTGCTACTTCCCAGCAATACCCCTTGCGGATGGCTTCGCTTGGAATTGAAGCGGGGCTGAAATACGCCATTTCAGGCATAAAAGCCACAGGATATATTGATACCGGCGTAAATTTGGTTGCCAATAAGGCAGTGAAAGGTGTAGAAAGCCGGAACACCGCGTTCGGTCTTGAAAATTGCTGGGGGAAATAA
- a CDS encoding antitoxin VbhA family protein, translating into MASIQDQVQKRVQELTAQGEREQAERQKRAKVVKSVRRSIQIEGRDLSPATLALFDQFIEGKLTLAQVSDGINQHYLGSPGRALDSST; encoded by the coding sequence ATGGCGAGCATCCAGGATCAAGTTCAGAAGCGCGTGCAGGAGCTGACCGCCCAGGGCGAGCGTGAGCAGGCCGAGCGCCAGAAGCGTGCGAAGGTCGTGAAGTCCGTGCGCCGCTCGATCCAGATTGAAGGCCGCGACCTCTCCCCCGCCACGCTGGCCCTGTTCGACCAGTTCATCGAGGGGAAGCTGACCCTCGCTCAGGTGAGCGACGGCATCAACCAGCATTACCTGGGGTCTCCTGGGCGTGCGCTCGATTCAAGCACCTGA
- a CDS encoding LacI family DNA-binding transcriptional regulator, producing MRYSNLKITLSEVGMPRSIKLSDVAQHAGVSVPTVSRVLRGVPNVAAELRERVQHSVKELGYQPNRLAKSLREHRTGIIGYLSAGNIATFHHILGQGIQNAALDHGYAVITGHGSTLEREMTYAKIFESYQVDGLIITPSSNSDPYIEELAQHIPTIEVDRTFGAYSRHTVLLDNYTALGDAVDHLTELGHHSIGLIYGNAPVSTEVERKQGFLERMAHHGLDVHPDWLISDEYSEEGGVRATHHLLDSGLHVSAVIVTTNEMLAGVVQALRSRNLSIPHDLSLIGMDDTRWARMMEPPLTVIAQPAYEMGYEACRLMIRSLEKAEFDDATPVVHRLPARLMVRSSTGPPKEVDLMVQ from the coding sequence ATGAGATACTCAAATCTCAAGATAACGTTATCTGAGGTGGGGATGCCTAGGAGTATCAAGCTGTCCGATGTTGCGCAACACGCTGGGGTCTCGGTTCCAACTGTCAGCCGTGTGCTTCGGGGCGTGCCGAACGTTGCAGCAGAGTTACGAGAGCGTGTTCAACACTCGGTGAAAGAGCTGGGGTACCAGCCCAACCGCCTGGCCAAGAGCCTCCGTGAGCACCGAACCGGCATTATTGGTTATCTCAGTGCTGGCAACATCGCAACCTTCCACCACATCCTTGGACAAGGCATTCAAAATGCTGCGCTCGATCACGGTTATGCGGTCATCACAGGTCATGGCAGCACCCTGGAGCGGGAGATGACCTACGCAAAGATCTTCGAGAGTTATCAAGTCGATGGACTGATTATCACTCCCTCCTCCAACAGTGACCCGTACATTGAGGAACTCGCCCAACACATCCCTACCATTGAGGTAGACCGCACCTTCGGTGCGTACAGCCGCCACACGGTGCTGCTCGACAACTACACTGCCCTCGGTGACGCTGTCGACCACCTCACCGAGTTGGGTCATCACTCTATCGGGCTAATCTACGGCAACGCACCTGTCAGCACGGAAGTAGAACGCAAGCAAGGCTTCCTGGAAAGAATGGCACACCACGGCCTTGATGTTCATCCTGACTGGCTCATCTCGGATGAGTACTCAGAGGAAGGAGGCGTACGCGCTACACATCACCTGCTTGATTCTGGTCTCCACGTGAGTGCCGTTATCGTGACCACCAACGAAATGCTTGCCGGTGTAGTTCAAGCCCTTCGATCTCGAAACTTGTCGATTCCCCATGACCTTTCCCTCATTGGGATGGACGACACCCGGTGGGCGCGCATGATGGAGCCCCCTCTTACGGTCATCGCCCAACCTGCCTACGAGATGGGGTATGAGGCATGTCGCCTCATGATTCGCAGTCTTGAGAAAGCGGAGTTTGACGATGCAACCCCCGTGGTGCACCGGCTGCCTGCGCGCCTGATGGTGCGCTCCTCGACCGGACCTCCAAAGGAGGTGGACCTCATGGTCCAATAA
- a CDS encoding glycoside hydrolase family 32 protein: MSRSTTSEREQYRPHIHYAPAANWMNDPNGLVYFGGLYHLYYQYNPYASSHGNLHWGRATSTDLVHWEEQDVALPEREHQIFSGSAVVDWHNTSGFGKGGRPPLVACYTGHTADNQAQFLAYSLDQGETWTYHGGPVLDVGKTDFRDPKVFWHAKSRRWIMVVVHPVERQVELYGSFNLQDWESLSVFGPAGATGGIWEVPELFPLHDEAGRLYWVLKVDLNPGGPYGGSGAQYWLGDFDGQAFTATTPARWVDHGNDFYAALTWNDLPDRRVWLAWMSNWQYAHDVPTQGWRGAMVLPRELGVCADPHGPVLAQRPVPELQALRQAKTVRQGDGIFSLSPHQAHELLIRWPAMPAAEVKLEFRSEAGSEVSVEVRSGELWVRRPVTLVTSSLDGYPGDHRAELPLHLDQFDLQIFLDASSIEVFAGDGRVVISDLLFPSEQIREVDIQFGGSDPLSMEVEVWSLKSSYGV; this comes from the coding sequence ATGTCCAGAAGCACCACTTCCGAGCGAGAGCAGTACCGCCCGCACATCCATTATGCGCCTGCTGCCAACTGGATGAACGATCCAAATGGCCTCGTCTACTTTGGCGGCCTGTACCACCTGTATTACCAGTACAACCCCTACGCGAGCAGCCATGGGAATCTCCACTGGGGGCGGGCCACGAGCACTGATCTGGTGCACTGGGAGGAACAGGACGTCGCCCTCCCAGAACGCGAACACCAGATTTTCTCAGGCAGTGCCGTGGTGGACTGGCATAACACCAGTGGGTTCGGCAAAGGCGGTCGGCCCCCTTTGGTCGCCTGCTACACGGGACACACCGCCGACAACCAAGCGCAATTCCTGGCTTATAGCCTGGACCAAGGGGAAACCTGGACGTACCACGGTGGCCCCGTCCTGGATGTGGGCAAGACAGACTTCCGCGACCCAAAAGTCTTTTGGCATGCGAAGTCGAGACGTTGGATCATGGTTGTGGTCCACCCTGTTGAGCGGCAGGTCGAGCTTTACGGCTCGTTCAACCTCCAGGATTGGGAGTCATTGAGCGTGTTTGGTCCCGCAGGGGCTACAGGCGGCATCTGGGAAGTGCCCGAGCTTTTCCCCCTCCATGACGAGGCGGGCCGCCTGTACTGGGTCCTAAAAGTGGACCTCAACCCGGGCGGACCCTATGGAGGTTCTGGAGCACAGTACTGGCTGGGCGATTTTGACGGGCAGGCGTTCACCGCGACGACGCCTGCCCGTTGGGTAGATCACGGCAATGACTTTTACGCGGCTTTGACGTGGAATGACCTTCCTGATCGCCGAGTCTGGCTGGCCTGGATGAGCAACTGGCAGTACGCCCATGACGTTCCCACACAGGGCTGGCGCGGCGCGATGGTATTGCCCCGCGAACTCGGGGTGTGTGCCGACCCCCACGGACCTGTCCTGGCCCAACGGCCCGTACCCGAGCTGCAGGCTCTAAGACAGGCAAAAACCGTACGACAGGGAGACGGCATCTTCTCCCTGAGTCCCCATCAGGCCCACGAACTGCTGATTCGGTGGCCTGCGATGCCAGCAGCAGAAGTCAAGCTGGAGTTTCGTTCGGAAGCAGGAAGCGAAGTGAGTGTTGAGGTGCGTTCTGGTGAACTTTGGGTGCGGCGGCCTGTCACTCTGGTAACAAGCTCTTTGGATGGCTACCCCGGTGATCACCGAGCTGAACTTCCACTGCATCTGGACCAATTTGACCTCCAGATCTTTTTGGACGCCTCCTCCATAGAAGTATTCGCAGGGGATGGTCGAGTGGTGATCAGCGACCTCCTCTTCCCGTCAGAGCAGATTCGAGAGGTGGATATTCAGTTCGGTGGATCGGATCCCCTCTCCATGGAGGTAGAGGTATGGTCCCTCAAATCCAGCTACGGCGTGTAG
- a CDS encoding carbohydrate ABC transporter permease translates to MSLISRVIRLLLGVLLTVLVLGPLMMMLSVSLNPDEAAINSTLGTSKAFFPTVFSFQNYREVIDDPYQPFLRYLFNTLLVTICTVGLGVVVNSAAAFALAWGYGAYRKLYLAVIIAIFVIPGEGLLIPLILMVSRLGWLDSYQVQIVPFIASAFSIFLFYQFFSKIPAELIEAARIDGAHLPTIFFRIGLPLSKPVIATTAILGFLDVWNSYLWPSMVTRGVEFRPLSVAMAAFFSNQQSYWGNVSAFAVLMALPVIIVFLVFQRWFVASVVGSGVKG, encoded by the coding sequence ATGAGCCTCATCTCACGAGTTATACGGCTACTTCTCGGCGTACTCCTGACCGTCCTCGTTTTGGGTCCACTGATGATGATGCTCTCCGTAAGCCTTAACCCAGACGAGGCAGCAATCAACAGTACCCTGGGTACAAGCAAGGCGTTTTTCCCCACGGTCTTTTCCTTTCAGAACTACCGGGAAGTGATTGATGATCCATACCAGCCCTTCTTGCGTTATCTATTCAACACCTTACTGGTGACGATCTGCACTGTCGGGTTGGGCGTAGTGGTCAACTCGGCGGCAGCCTTCGCGCTCGCCTGGGGGTACGGCGCGTACCGGAAGCTCTACTTGGCCGTCATTATCGCCATCTTCGTCATCCCTGGAGAAGGACTGCTCATCCCTCTGATTCTGATGGTGAGCCGCCTGGGCTGGCTGGACTCCTACCAGGTGCAGATCGTTCCCTTCATCGCCAGCGCCTTTTCAATATTCCTCTTCTACCAGTTCTTCTCCAAGATTCCTGCGGAACTGATCGAAGCGGCGCGCATTGATGGGGCACACCTGCCCACCATCTTCTTCAGGATCGGCCTTCCGCTAAGCAAGCCAGTCATTGCCACAACCGCGATCCTGGGCTTCCTAGATGTGTGGAACAGTTATCTGTGGCCCAGCATGGTGACGCGTGGCGTTGAGTTCCGTCCTCTTAGTGTCGCAATGGCGGCGTTTTTCAGCAATCAGCAGTCGTACTGGGGGAATGTGTCTGCCTTCGCCGTGCTGATGGCCCTGCCTGTCATCATCGTCTTCCTGGTTTTCCAGCGTTGGTTCGTCGCGTCTGTGGTCGGTTCCGGCGTGAAAGGTTGA